A genomic segment from Triticum dicoccoides isolate Atlit2015 ecotype Zavitan chromosome 1A, WEW_v2.0, whole genome shotgun sequence encodes:
- the LOC119349450 gene encoding uncharacterized protein LOC119349450, producing MSASLRAAATRILRLPGEGLRRLVHTNQRSAPSRALEEGYRGSQTQPKKEELYTASQLGRRPMTTAKKWTAAALVGVAGAIAVGAVAAGDGGQDWPHCHRCGGVLPKKCVLCGQNLPRPIAEAMQAASKCGQASGVAQNQKETAEV from the exons ATGTCGGCGTCTCTCCGTGCGGCGGCGACGAGGATCCTGCGTCTTCCAGGCGAGGGGCTTCGCCGTCTCGTCCACACCAACCAG CGGTCCGCACCCTCCCGTGCCTTGGAGGAAGGATACCGTGGGTCGCAAACCCAGCCGAAGAAAGAGGAGCTGTACACGGCTTCCCAGCTAGGCAG GCGTCCGATGACTACAGCCAAGAAGTGGACTGCGGCAGCGCTTGTTGGTGTTGCTGGTGCAATCGCTGTCGGTGCCGTTGCTGCTGGTGACGGTGGTCAGGATTGGCCTCATTGCCACCGCTGTGGTGGAGTTCTTCCTAAGAAGTGCGTCCTGTGCGGGCAGAATCTCCCTCGTCCAATTGCTGAAGCAATGCAGGCTGCCTCAAAGTGTGGCCAAGCAAGTGGGGTAGCGCAGAATCAAAAGGAAACTGCAGAAGTGTAG